From a region of the Geothrix sp. 21YS21S-2 genome:
- the gcvPA gene encoding aminomethyl-transferring glycine dehydrogenase subunit GcvPA, producing the protein MRYLPTAPSEDRALLDAIGVQRAEELLVGIPESLRLHRELELPGQLSEQEVLAELQGLANLNTRFTARFLGAGAYDHFVPSAVDQMISRQEWFTAYTPYQPEISQGTLQHIFEYQTLMCDLTGLEVGNASLYDGGTACVEAALMAVRLQKKKNTILISQGLHPHYQEVLCTNITPHEGLKLVVVNLKDGVTDLEDLKAKLDGDVAAFLVGYPNFLGCVEDLTAIGELAHAAGALVVSVTQEALSLAWFEAPGRAGADMACGEAMSFGNRPNFGGPFLGFLTVRDAQKREIPGRVVGQTRDLDGKTGYVLTLTAREQHIRRDKATSNICSNQGLVALRANIYLQLAGPEGLQGLAAQNAAKAQFLRERLLELPDFTAPYAAPFFNEFVTEYKGDMATLQAECAREGILPGLDLTPYAASLKNRILSCATELNSREQIEHLVEVLARVPSVVG; encoded by the coding sequence ATGCGCTACCTGCCCACGGCCCCTTCGGAGGATCGCGCCCTGCTTGACGCCATAGGCGTCCAGAGGGCGGAGGAACTCCTTGTGGGGATCCCCGAATCCCTTCGTCTGCACCGGGAACTGGAGCTTCCCGGACAGCTGTCCGAACAGGAGGTCCTGGCGGAACTGCAAGGGCTGGCCAACCTGAACACGAGGTTCACGGCGCGCTTCCTGGGCGCCGGGGCCTATGACCATTTCGTGCCATCTGCCGTCGATCAGATGATCAGCCGACAGGAGTGGTTCACGGCCTACACGCCCTACCAGCCCGAGATCTCGCAGGGCACCCTCCAGCACATCTTCGAGTACCAGACCCTCATGTGCGACCTGACCGGCCTGGAAGTGGGCAACGCCAGCCTCTACGACGGCGGCACGGCCTGCGTGGAAGCGGCGCTCATGGCGGTGCGGCTCCAGAAGAAGAAGAACACCATCCTCATCTCCCAGGGGCTCCACCCCCACTACCAGGAGGTGCTCTGCACCAACATCACGCCCCACGAGGGCCTGAAGCTGGTGGTGGTGAACCTCAAGGACGGCGTGACCGACCTGGAGGACCTCAAGGCCAAGCTGGACGGCGACGTGGCCGCGTTCCTGGTGGGCTATCCCAATTTCCTGGGCTGCGTCGAGGACCTCACGGCCATCGGCGAACTGGCCCACGCCGCGGGCGCCCTGGTGGTGTCCGTGACCCAGGAGGCCCTGAGCCTGGCCTGGTTCGAAGCCCCCGGCCGCGCCGGCGCCGACATGGCCTGCGGCGAGGCGATGTCCTTCGGCAACCGCCCCAACTTCGGCGGGCCCTTCCTGGGCTTCCTCACGGTCAGGGACGCGCAGAAGCGCGAGATCCCCGGGCGCGTGGTGGGCCAGACCCGGGACCTGGACGGCAAGACCGGCTATGTGCTCACCCTCACCGCCCGGGAGCAGCACATCCGCCGGGACAAGGCCACCAGCAACATCTGCTCCAACCAGGGGCTGGTGGCCCTGCGGGCCAACATCTACCTGCAGCTGGCGGGCCCCGAAGGCCTCCAGGGCCTGGCGGCCCAGAACGCCGCCAAGGCGCAGTTCCTTCGGGAGCGGCTCCTGGAGCTGCCGGATTTCACGGCGCCCTACGCCGCCCCCTTCTTCAACGAGTTCGTGACGGAGTACAAGGGCGACATGGCCACCCTGCAGGCGGAATGCGCCAGGGAAGGCATCCTGCCCGGCCTGGACCTCACGCCCTATGCGGCGAGCCTCAAGAACCGGATCCTGTCGTGCGCCACGGAACTCAACAGCCGCGAACAGATCGAGCACCTCGTCGAGGTGCTGGCCCGCGTTCCCAGCGTGGTCGGATAA